From a single Bradyrhizobium sediminis genomic region:
- the ugpB gene encoding sn-glycerol-3-phosphate ABC transporter substrate-binding protein UgpB has product MMLRHFGLATTLAATFALASPAQAVTELQWWHAMTGGNNDVVNKLAADFNASQSDYKVVPSFKGGYADTMNAGIAAFRAGNAPHIMQVFEVGTATMMSATGAIKPVYQLMKDAGEPFDPKAYLPTITGYYSTSKGEMLSFPFNSSSTVMWINKDELKKAGIAAIPKTWPEVFDAAKKLKAAGHATCGFSNAWASWVHIEQFSAWHNVAIGTKSNGLDGFDTELQFNSPLHVKHLQNLIDLQKDKTYDYAGRANAGEARFGSGECAIFLTSSGYYGTAKGTAKFDFTSAPMPYYPDVAGAPQNSIIGGASLWVMGGKKPEEYKGVAKFFAFLSDTDRQAKLHQESGYLPITKAAYEKTKASGFYEKNPVLETPLKELTNKEPTANSRGLRFGNMVQMRDLWAEEMEAALAGKKTAKEALDAAVARGNAVLRTFEKTAK; this is encoded by the coding sequence ATGATGCTTCGACACTTCGGCCTCGCCACCACGCTGGCGGCTACATTCGCGCTCGCCAGTCCCGCTCAAGCGGTGACGGAGCTTCAGTGGTGGCACGCCATGACCGGCGGCAACAATGACGTCGTCAACAAGCTCGCGGCAGACTTCAACGCCAGCCAGTCGGACTACAAGGTCGTGCCGTCCTTCAAGGGCGGCTATGCCGACACCATGAACGCCGGCATCGCGGCGTTCCGCGCCGGCAACGCGCCGCACATCATGCAGGTGTTCGAGGTCGGCACGGCGACCATGATGAGCGCCACCGGCGCCATCAAGCCGGTGTACCAGCTGATGAAGGATGCCGGCGAACCGTTCGATCCCAAGGCCTACCTGCCGACGATCACGGGCTACTACTCGACCTCCAAGGGCGAGATGCTGTCGTTTCCCTTCAACTCGTCGTCGACGGTGATGTGGATCAACAAGGATGAGCTGAAGAAGGCCGGCATCGCCGCAATCCCGAAAACCTGGCCGGAAGTGTTCGATGCGGCCAAGAAACTGAAGGCGGCGGGTCATGCGACCTGCGGTTTCTCCAACGCCTGGGCGTCATGGGTCCATATCGAGCAGTTCTCGGCCTGGCACAACGTCGCGATCGGCACCAAGTCGAACGGGCTCGACGGCTTCGACACCGAGCTGCAGTTCAACTCGCCGCTGCACGTCAAGCACCTGCAGAACCTGATCGACCTTCAGAAAGACAAGACCTACGACTATGCGGGCCGCGCCAACGCCGGTGAAGCCCGCTTCGGCTCGGGTGAGTGCGCGATCTTCCTGACTTCCTCGGGCTATTACGGGACCGCCAAAGGCACCGCCAAATTCGATTTCACCTCGGCGCCGATGCCCTATTATCCCGATGTCGCCGGAGCTCCGCAGAACTCGATCATCGGCGGCGCGTCGCTGTGGGTGATGGGCGGCAAGAAGCCCGAGGAATACAAGGGCGTGGCGAAGTTCTTCGCGTTCCTTTCCGACACCGACCGCCAGGCCAAGCTGCATCAGGAATCCGGCTACCTGCCGATCACCAAGGCGGCCTATGAAAAGACCAAGGCGTCCGGCTTCTACGAAAAGAACCCGGTGCTGGAAACGCCGCTCAAGGAACTGACCAACAAGGAGCCGACGGCGAATTCACGCGGCCTGCGCTTCGGCAACATGGTGCAGATGCGCGACCTCTGGGCCGAGGAAATGGAAGCAGCCCTTGCCGGCAAGAAGACCGCCAAGGAGGCGCTCGACGCCGCCGTGGCGCGCGGCAATGCCGTGTTGCGGACGTTTGAAAAGACCGCAAAGTAG
- a CDS encoding MarR family winged helix-turn-helix transcriptional regulator gives MVRKQAADQPLRLDNQICFAIYSTAHAFNRVYKPLLDRLGLTYPQYLVMLVLWERDGVPVKDIGERLFLDSGTLTPLLKRLEAARLVRRTRSTEDERQVLIALTPQGQALRETARAVPQSILAASACSIPELSAIKNDIIALRDRLNALVSE, from the coding sequence ATGGTCAGGAAACAGGCGGCGGACCAGCCGCTGCGGCTCGACAACCAGATCTGCTTCGCGATCTATTCGACCGCGCACGCCTTCAACCGCGTCTACAAGCCGCTGCTCGACCGGCTCGGCCTGACCTATCCGCAATACCTCGTGATGCTGGTGCTGTGGGAGCGCGACGGCGTGCCGGTCAAGGATATCGGCGAGCGGCTGTTCCTGGATTCCGGCACGCTGACGCCGCTGCTCAAGCGGCTGGAGGCGGCGCGTCTGGTCAGACGCACCCGCAGCACCGAAGATGAAAGGCAGGTTTTGATCGCACTGACGCCGCAGGGGCAGGCGCTGCGGGAAACCGCCCGGGCGGTGCCCCAATCCATCCTCGCCGCCTCGGCATGCTCGATCCCAGAACTTTCGGCGATCAAGAACGACATCATCGCGCTGCGCGACCGGCTGAATGCGTTGGTCTCGGAATAG
- a CDS encoding DUF1150 family protein translates to MTEGNVVYEPTAVSPEALATLGEGHIAYVKQIRSEDVPGLFPQAPKIAPGLKLFALHAADGTPIMLTDSREAAIANAWSNELQAVSVH, encoded by the coding sequence ATGACTGAAGGTAACGTTGTCTACGAACCCACCGCCGTCTCCCCGGAGGCGCTGGCGACCCTGGGCGAGGGACACATCGCCTACGTGAAGCAGATCCGTTCCGAGGACGTGCCGGGGTTGTTTCCCCAGGCGCCGAAGATCGCGCCGGGACTGAAGCTGTTCGCGCTGCATGCCGCCGACGGCACGCCGATCATGCTGACCGACAGCCGCGAAGCGGCGATCGCCAACGCATGGAGCAACGAATTGCAGGCCGTCAGCGTTCACTGA
- a CDS encoding sn-glycerol-3-phosphate import ATP-binding protein UgpC codes for MANVVLRDVRKTYAGGFEAIKGIDFEVGDGQFCVLVGPSGCGKSTLLRMVAGLETITGGEIDIGGRIVNTIEPAERDIAMVFQNYALYPHMSVYNNMAYGLRNRRMPEPEIDTRVQEAARILELGTMLDRKPRQLSGGQRQRVAMGRAIVRQPKVFLFDEPLSNLDAKLRIAMRVEIRKLQRRLKTTSIYVTHDQLEAMTLADILVVMNGGRVEQIGNPLAIYQKPATTFVASFIGAPPMNLMPLRADEIRIQFAGDSRAAGEAGILGIRPEDFVISNETIAGGTALDLTVEAIERVGAETFIYGTRQLEIQGIAANPGELPPGEVIVRIPGAVAPAIGERIRAVAPREKLHLFSADGRKRVDL; via the coding sequence ATGGCTAACGTAGTTCTCCGCGACGTCCGCAAAACCTACGCCGGTGGCTTCGAGGCCATCAAGGGCATCGATTTCGAGGTCGGCGATGGCCAGTTCTGCGTGCTGGTCGGCCCTTCCGGCTGCGGCAAGTCCACGCTGCTGCGCATGGTCGCGGGGCTGGAGACCATCACCGGCGGCGAGATCGACATCGGCGGGCGCATCGTCAACACGATCGAGCCGGCCGAACGCGACATCGCCATGGTGTTCCAGAACTACGCGCTCTATCCGCATATGAGCGTCTACAACAACATGGCCTATGGCCTGCGCAACCGGCGCATGCCGGAGCCCGAGATCGACACCCGCGTGCAGGAAGCCGCGCGCATCCTCGAGCTCGGCACCATGCTCGACCGCAAGCCGCGGCAGCTCTCCGGCGGCCAGCGCCAGCGCGTCGCGATGGGCCGCGCCATCGTGCGGCAGCCCAAGGTCTTCCTGTTCGACGAACCGCTGTCCAACCTCGACGCCAAGCTGCGCATCGCCATGCGCGTCGAGATCCGCAAATTGCAGCGCCGGCTGAAGACCACGTCGATCTACGTCACCCACGACCAGCTCGAAGCGATGACGCTCGCCGATATCCTGGTGGTGATGAATGGCGGCCGGGTCGAACAGATCGGCAATCCGCTTGCCATCTACCAGAAGCCCGCGACCACCTTCGTCGCCTCCTTCATCGGCGCGCCGCCGATGAACTTGATGCCGCTGCGGGCGGACGAGATCCGAATCCAGTTCGCCGGCGACAGCCGCGCGGCCGGCGAGGCCGGCATCCTCGGCATCCGCCCCGAGGATTTCGTGATTTCGAACGAGACGATTGCCGGCGGCACCGCGCTCGATCTCACCGTGGAAGCGATCGAGCGGGTCGGGGCCGAGACCTTCATCTATGGCACCCGTCAGCTCGAAATTCAGGGCATTGCCGCCAATCCCGGCGAATTGCCGCCGGGCGAAGTGATCGTGCGGATCCCCGGCGCGGTGGCGCCCGCCATCGGCGAGCGAATCAGGGCGGTGGCGCCGCGCGAAAAGCTGCATCTGTTCAGCGCCGACGGGCGGAAGCGCGTCGACCTTTGA
- a CDS encoding TIGR02300 family protein, which produces MAKSDLGTKRICPTTGKKFYDLNKNPVISPYTGEVVPIAPIPPPRTRADAAARAAAASAAANAEAMPEPAEAEELVPLEEADAEENTGKVKAVVPESEDDIEIDETIEDDDDDDSTFIADEEEGDEDVTDIIGDVGGDEET; this is translated from the coding sequence GTGGCCAAATCCGATCTCGGAACCAAACGCATTTGCCCGACGACGGGTAAGAAATTCTACGACCTCAACAAGAACCCGGTGATCTCACCTTACACCGGGGAGGTCGTGCCGATTGCGCCGATTCCGCCGCCCCGGACCCGCGCCGACGCCGCGGCGCGCGCCGCTGCAGCATCCGCCGCCGCCAACGCCGAGGCCATGCCGGAGCCCGCGGAAGCCGAAGAATTGGTGCCGCTCGAGGAAGCCGATGCCGAAGAGAACACCGGCAAGGTCAAGGCCGTCGTTCCGGAGTCGGAAGACGACATCGAGATCGACGAGACCATCGAAGACGACGACGATGACGATTCCACCTTCATCGCCGACGAGGAAGAGGGCGACGAGGACGTGACCGACATCATCGGCGACGTCGGAGGCGACGAAGAGACTTGA
- the ptsN gene encoding PTS IIA-like nitrogen regulatory protein PtsN has product MTITDLVAPEAILPALKVNNKKQALQELAARAAALTGQNERSVFEVLLQREKLGTTAVGYGVAIPHGKLPKLEKLFGLFARLERPIDFEAMDGQPVDLVFLLLAPEGAGADHLKALARIARLLRDQDVAKKLRASRDAQAIYSVLALPPASAA; this is encoded by the coding sequence ATGACGATTACCGATCTGGTCGCACCCGAGGCGATTCTCCCGGCTTTGAAGGTCAACAACAAGAAGCAGGCGCTGCAGGAGCTGGCGGCGCGGGCAGCCGCCCTGACCGGGCAGAACGAGCGCTCGGTGTTCGAGGTGCTGCTGCAGCGCGAGAAGCTCGGAACCACCGCCGTCGGCTATGGCGTCGCCATCCCCCACGGCAAGCTTCCCAAGCTGGAAAAGCTGTTCGGCCTGTTCGCGCGCCTCGAACGCCCGATCGATTTCGAGGCGATGGACGGCCAGCCGGTCGATCTGGTGTTCCTGCTGCTGGCGCCGGAAGGCGCCGGTGCCGATCACCTGAAGGCGCTGGCGCGGATCGCGCGGCTGCTGCGCGACCAGGACGTCGCCAAGAAGCTGCGCGCCTCGCGCGACGCCCAGGCGATCTATTCGGTGCTGGCGCTGCCGCCGGCGAGCGCGGCGTAA
- a CDS encoding Hsp20 family protein translates to MSRVPSLSSPFLLGFDEIERALDRVVKGADGYPPYNIERCDRANGAPERLRITLAVAGFTRDQLDVTIEENQLVIRGRQHDDKARQYIHRGIAARHFQRTFVLAEGMQVLGADLKNGLLSIDLARPEPEKVVKTIAINEHE, encoded by the coding sequence ATGTCTCGTGTTCCTTCGTTATCCAGTCCGTTCCTGCTTGGGTTCGACGAAATCGAGCGTGCGCTCGATCGCGTCGTCAAAGGCGCCGACGGTTATCCTCCCTACAACATCGAGCGCTGCGACCGTGCCAACGGCGCGCCCGAACGCCTGCGGATCACGCTGGCGGTCGCTGGTTTTACCCGCGATCAACTCGATGTAACCATTGAGGAAAACCAGCTCGTGATCCGGGGCCGCCAGCATGACGACAAGGCCCGGCAATACATCCATCGCGGCATCGCCGCGCGCCACTTCCAGCGCACTTTCGTGCTGGCGGAGGGGATGCAGGTGCTGGGCGCGGACCTGAAAAACGGGCTGTTGTCGATCGATCTCGCCCGGCCGGAGCCGGAAAAGGTCGTTAAGACAATTGCTATCAATGAACACGAATAA
- the rpoN gene encoding RNA polymerase factor sigma-54 gives MALTQRLEFRQSQSLVMTPQLMQAIKLLQLSNLDLSAFVEEELERNPLLERASDGPEPPVAGEPSPERGEYAGGEEQGPAYGDESGSEPSEMAGGSAGDSFEPGQEDWMNRDLGSRTEIEQTLDTPLDNVFSEEPAEAAARTAQDAAPTAYTEWGGGASNDDSYNLEAFVAAEVTLGSHLAEQLAVAFTGPAQRMIGQYLIDLVDEAGYLPPDLGQAAERLGASPAEVEAVLAVLQKFDPPGVCARNLSECLAIQLRELNRYDPAMQALVEHLDLLAKRDIASLRKLCGVDDEDITDMIGEIRRLDPKPGLKFGSSRTQTMVPDVYVRPGPDGGWHVELNSDTLPRVLVNQVYYTELSKNIRKDGDKSYFTDCLQNATWLVRALDQRARTILKVATEIVRQQDGFFTHGVAHLRPLNLKAVADAIQMHESTVSRVTANKYMATNRGSFELKYFFTASIASADGGEAHSAEAVRHHIRQLIDAEDPAMILSDDTIVERLRATGIDIARRTVAKYREAMRIPSSVQRRRDKQSMLGNALSAPAASSDRSRDTQPA, from the coding sequence ATGGCGCTGACGCAGAGACTAGAGTTCCGCCAATCCCAGTCGCTGGTGATGACGCCGCAGCTGATGCAGGCGATCAAGCTGCTGCAGCTGTCCAATCTCGACCTTTCGGCCTTCGTGGAAGAGGAACTGGAGCGCAATCCGCTGCTGGAGCGCGCCAGCGACGGCCCCGAGCCGCCGGTCGCCGGCGAACCCTCCCCGGAGCGGGGCGAATATGCCGGCGGTGAGGAGCAGGGTCCCGCCTATGGCGATGAAAGCGGCAGCGAGCCCTCGGAAATGGCAGGCGGCTCCGCCGGCGACAGCTTCGAGCCGGGCCAGGAAGACTGGATGAACCGCGACCTCGGCAGCCGCACCGAGATCGAACAGACGCTGGATACCCCGCTCGACAACGTGTTCTCCGAGGAGCCGGCCGAGGCCGCAGCGCGCACCGCGCAGGATGCGGCGCCCACCGCCTATACCGAATGGGGCGGCGGCGCCTCCAACGACGACAGCTACAATCTCGAAGCCTTCGTCGCCGCCGAGGTCACGCTCGGCAGCCATCTGGCCGAACAGCTCGCGGTGGCCTTTACCGGGCCGGCGCAGCGCATGATCGGGCAATATCTGATCGATCTCGTCGACGAGGCCGGTTACCTGCCGCCGGATCTGGGGCAGGCCGCCGAGCGGCTGGGAGCGTCGCCGGCGGAGGTCGAGGCGGTGCTCGCGGTGCTGCAGAAATTCGATCCGCCCGGCGTCTGCGCGCGCAACCTGAGCGAATGCCTGGCGATCCAGCTGCGCGAGCTCAATCGCTACGACCCGGCGATGCAGGCGCTGGTCGAGCATCTCGATCTCTTGGCCAAGCGCGATATCGCTTCGTTGCGAAAACTCTGTGGCGTCGACGACGAAGATATCACCGACATGATCGGCGAAATCCGCCGGCTCGATCCGAAGCCGGGTCTGAAATTCGGCTCGTCGCGCACCCAGACCATGGTGCCGGATGTCTATGTGCGGCCCGGTCCCGACGGCGGCTGGCATGTCGAACTCAACAGCGACACCCTGCCGCGGGTGCTGGTCAATCAGGTCTATTACACAGAACTGTCGAAGAACATCCGCAAGGACGGCGACAAGTCCTATTTCACCGATTGCCTGCAGAACGCGACCTGGCTGGTGCGCGCGCTCGATCAGCGCGCCCGCACCATCCTGAAAGTCGCCACCGAAATCGTGCGCCAGCAGGACGGCTTCTTTACCCATGGCGTTGCGCATCTCCGGCCGCTCAACCTCAAGGCGGTGGCGGATGCGATCCAGATGCATGAATCGACGGTGTCGCGGGTCACCGCCAACAAATACATGGCGACCAATCGCGGCAGCTTCGAATTGAAATATTTCTTCACCGCCTCGATCGCGTCGGCCGACGGCGGCGAAGCCCATTCGGCGGAGGCCGTCCGTCACCACATCAGGCAGCTGATCGATGCGGAAGACCCGGCCATGATCCTGTCCGACGACACCATCGTGGAACGGTTGCGCGCCACCGGCATTGATATCGCCCGCCGCACGGTTGCGAAGTACCGCGAGGCGATGCGAATCCCGTCCTCGGTGCAACGCCGACGCGACAAGCAAAGCATGCTCGGCAATGCCCTTTCCGCGCCCGCCGCATCCTCCGACCGATCCCGCGACACGCAGCCTGCCTGA
- the ugpA gene encoding sn-glycerol-3-phosphate ABC transporter permease UgpA: MEKSAVFNGKLLPYLLLVPQLIITFVFFYWPASQAVWQSFLREDAFGLRSEFIGLENYQALFAQPEYYAAMLTTLVFSTLVAVLSLSIALLFATQADKNLKAAPVYKTFMIWPYAVAPAVAGVLWFFMFHPSLGTLARPLRWMGFDWNPVLNGDHAMMLVVMAAVWKQISYNFLFFLAGLQSIPKSVIEAGAIDGAGPMRRFWTIVFPLLSPTTFFLLVVNVVYVFFDTFGIIDAVTGGGPAGATTTMVYKVYADGRLGGDLGGSAAQSVVLMVIVIALTAIQFRYVERKVQY; the protein is encoded by the coding sequence ATGGAAAAGTCTGCGGTCTTCAACGGCAAGCTGCTCCCCTACCTGTTGCTCGTGCCGCAGCTCATCATCACATTCGTATTTTTCTACTGGCCTGCCAGCCAGGCCGTCTGGCAATCCTTCCTGCGTGAGGACGCCTTCGGGCTCAGGTCCGAATTCATCGGCCTGGAGAATTACCAGGCGCTGTTCGCGCAGCCCGAATATTACGCCGCGATGCTGACGACGCTGGTGTTCTCGACCCTGGTTGCGGTGCTGTCGCTGTCGATCGCGCTGTTGTTCGCAACCCAGGCCGACAAGAACCTGAAAGCCGCCCCGGTCTACAAGACCTTCATGATCTGGCCCTATGCGGTGGCGCCGGCCGTGGCCGGCGTGCTGTGGTTCTTCATGTTCCATCCGTCGCTCGGCACGCTGGCGCGGCCGCTGCGCTGGATGGGCTTCGACTGGAATCCGGTGCTGAACGGCGACCACGCCATGATGCTGGTGGTGATGGCCGCGGTGTGGAAGCAGATTTCCTATAACTTCCTGTTCTTCCTGGCCGGGCTGCAGTCGATCCCGAAAAGCGTCATCGAGGCCGGCGCGATCGACGGAGCAGGCCCGATGCGGCGGTTCTGGACCATTGTCTTCCCGCTGCTGTCGCCGACCACCTTCTTCCTGCTGGTCGTCAACGTCGTCTACGTGTTCTTCGATACGTTCGGCATCATCGACGCGGTGACCGGCGGCGGTCCTGCCGGCGCCACCACCACCATGGTCTACAAGGTCTATGCGGACGGACGGCTCGGCGGCGACCTCGGCGGCTCGGCCGCGCAATCGGTGGTGCTGATGGTGATCGTGATCGCGCTGACCGCGATCCAGTTCCGCTACGTCGAGCGCAAGGTGCAGTACTGA
- the ugpE gene encoding sn-glycerol-3-phosphate ABC transporter permease UgpE: MVEHRPWNDVIAYAILTLGVFIVAFPVYLALIASTHDAGTVVGGNMPLSPGSQTLENYYRAIFVGGSRTSREPVGHLLMNSFISALGIAVGKIIISILSAYAVVYFRFPFRKTAFWIIFVTLMLPVEVRIYPTYKVVADLHMLDTYAGLILPLIASATGTLLFRQFFMTVPDELLEASRIDGAGPFRFFKDTLLPLSVTTIAALFVIQFIYGWNQYLWPLLITTQDSMQTIVTGIKKMLTTTDELAEWQLAMATAVLAMLPPVAVVVFMQRLFVRGLVETEK, from the coding sequence ATGGTCGAGCACCGCCCCTGGAACGACGTCATCGCCTACGCCATCCTGACGCTCGGCGTCTTTATCGTGGCCTTTCCGGTCTATCTGGCGCTGATCGCCTCGACCCACGACGCCGGAACCGTGGTCGGCGGCAACATGCCGTTGTCGCCGGGAAGCCAGACGCTCGAAAACTATTACCGCGCCATCTTCGTCGGCGGCTCGCGCACCAGCCGCGAACCGGTCGGACATCTCCTGATGAACTCGTTCATCTCGGCGCTCGGCATCGCGGTGGGCAAGATCATCATCTCGATCCTGTCCGCCTACGCCGTGGTGTATTTCCGCTTTCCGTTCCGCAAGACCGCGTTCTGGATCATCTTCGTCACCCTGATGCTGCCGGTCGAGGTTCGCATCTATCCGACCTACAAGGTGGTGGCCGACCTGCATATGCTCGACACCTATGCCGGGCTGATCCTGCCCTTGATCGCATCCGCCACCGGCACGCTTCTGTTCCGGCAATTCTTCATGACCGTGCCGGACGAGTTGCTGGAAGCCTCCCGCATCGACGGCGCCGGACCGTTCCGGTTCTTCAAGGACACGCTGCTGCCGCTGTCGGTCACCACGATCGCGGCGCTGTTCGTGATCCAGTTCATCTATGGCTGGAATCAGTATTTGTGGCCGCTCTTGATCACCACGCAGGATTCGATGCAGACCATCGTCACCGGCATCAAGAAGATGCTGACGACGACCGACGAACTGGCCGAATGGCAGCTCGCAATGGCAACGGCCGTTCTGGCGATGCTGCCCCCCGTCGCGGTGGTGGTGTTCATGCAGCGGCTGTTCGTGCGCGGCCTGGTCGAGACGGAGAAATAG
- a CDS encoding CaiB/BaiF CoA transferase family protein produces the protein MSSQAAPGAMTGLRVIDLTRVLGGPYCTQILADHGADVIKVEPPAGDEVRDWGPPFHGEDAAYFVGINRNKRSIGLDLACEGGRSVLMKMLETADVLIENFKPGTLDKWGIGNDVLRAKFPRLVHCRISGFGADGPRGGNPGYDAIIQAMTGMIAATGSPQSGPMRIGVPLVDITTGLYAAIGILMALSERQKSGLGQFLETTLYETGLAIMHPHAANYFMHGKPPSLTGNEHPNLVPYAIFPTRTDNIFIGVGNDGTFRKLANEIGKPELGTDPRFARNKDRIANRDALRSELAAVFSQFDAGPLCDRLLAAGLPAGPVQSIDQALTSAHTAHRGDVIEKDWYKGVASPIRLSRSKPSLRRTPPKFSQHTAEVLGEFGYSKAEIEALVARGAVCGSERKR, from the coding sequence ATGAGTTCACAAGCTGCTCCCGGCGCAATGACCGGATTGCGCGTGATCGACCTGACACGCGTGCTCGGCGGACCCTATTGCACGCAGATCCTCGCCGATCACGGCGCCGACGTGATCAAGGTCGAGCCGCCGGCCGGCGACGAGGTGCGCGACTGGGGCCCTCCGTTCCACGGCGAGGACGCGGCCTATTTCGTCGGCATCAACCGCAACAAGCGTTCGATCGGCCTCGACCTCGCTTGCGAGGGCGGCCGCAGCGTTCTGATGAAGATGCTGGAAACCGCCGACGTCCTGATCGAGAATTTCAAGCCAGGCACGCTCGACAAATGGGGCATCGGCAACGACGTGCTGCGCGCGAAATTTCCGAGGCTGGTGCACTGCCGGATTTCCGGCTTCGGCGCCGACGGCCCGCGCGGCGGCAATCCCGGCTATGACGCCATCATCCAGGCCATGACCGGCATGATCGCCGCGACCGGCTCGCCGCAAAGCGGGCCGATGCGGATCGGCGTGCCGCTGGTCGACATCACCACCGGGCTCTACGCCGCGATCGGCATCCTGATGGCGCTGTCGGAACGGCAGAAATCCGGCCTCGGGCAGTTTCTCGAAACCACGCTGTACGAAACCGGCCTCGCCATCATGCATCCGCACGCGGCGAATTATTTCATGCACGGCAAGCCGCCGAGCCTGACCGGCAACGAGCATCCCAATCTCGTGCCCTACGCGATCTTCCCGACCCGCACCGACAACATCTTCATCGGCGTCGGCAATGACGGCACCTTCCGCAAGCTGGCCAACGAGATCGGCAAGCCCGAACTCGGCACCGATCCGCGATTTGCTCGCAACAAGGACCGCATCGCCAACCGCGATGCGCTGCGCAGCGAGCTCGCCGCCGTGTTCAGCCAGTTCGACGCCGGGCCGCTGTGCGACCGCCTGCTCGCCGCCGGCCTGCCGGCAGGCCCGGTGCAGTCGATCGACCAGGCGCTGACCAGCGCCCATACCGCCCACCGCGGCGACGTCATCGAGAAGGACTGGTACAAGGGGGTCGCCTCGCCGATCCGCCTTTCGCGCAGCAAGCCGAGCCTGCGCCGCACCCCGCCGAAATTCAGCCAGCACACCGCCGAGGTGCTCGGCGAATTCGGTTACTCCAAGGCCGAAATCGAGGCCCTGGTGGCCAGGGGCGCGGTCTGCGGCAGCGAACGGAAGCGCTGA
- a CDS encoding GIY-YIG nuclease family protein yields the protein MWYVYIIRSINFPEQEYVGATADLKRRLPEHNAGKSTHTAKFKPWELVWYCAFPNKYKALEFEKYLKSHSGRAFAKKRF from the coding sequence ATGTGGTACGTCTACATCATCCGCAGTATCAATTTTCCCGAACAGGAATACGTTGGCGCAACCGCCGATTTGAAGCGGCGGCTACCGGAACATAATGCCGGTAAGTCGACCCACACCGCCAAATTCAAGCCTTGGGAATTGGTCTGGTACTGCGCCTTCCCGAACAAGTACAAGGCGCTGGAATTCGAGAAATATCTCAAATCGCATTCCGGCCGGGCATTCGCGAAGAAACGCTTCTGA
- a CDS encoding organic hydroperoxide resistance protein, which translates to MSVNVLYKTSAKANGGRDGRAATLDGALDVKLATPKELGGGGGAGNNPEQLFAAGYAACFIGAMKFVASQGGPKVPADAAVTSTVGIGPRSAGGFGLDIDLAVSLPGIPRADAEALVQKAHQVCPYSNATRGNVDVRLTVV; encoded by the coding sequence ATGTCCGTGAACGTGCTCTACAAGACCAGCGCCAAGGCCAACGGCGGCCGCGATGGCCGCGCCGCCACGCTCGATGGAGCGCTGGACGTCAAGCTGGCCACGCCGAAGGAACTGGGCGGCGGCGGCGGCGCAGGCAACAATCCCGAGCAGCTGTTCGCCGCCGGATACGCCGCCTGCTTCATCGGCGCGATGAAGTTCGTGGCCTCGCAAGGCGGCCCGAAGGTGCCCGCCGATGCGGCGGTGACCTCGACCGTGGGCATCGGGCCGCGCTCGGCCGGCGGCTTCGGCCTCGATATCGATCTCGCCGTCTCGCTGCCGGGCATCCCGCGCGCCGACGCCGAGGCGCTGGTGCAGAAGGCGCACCAGGTATGCCCCTATTCCAACGCCACCCGCGGCAATGTCGATGTTCGCCTGACCGTCGTGTGA
- the hpf gene encoding ribosome hibernation-promoting factor, HPF/YfiA family: MTLRISGKSINVGDALRGRVSERTDEVLRKYFDGNYSGHITLSKDGFGFRTDCALHLDSGITLEADSNAADAYASADQALLMIEKRLRRYKSRLKDRSARKAHAEAEALAELTAPTLDVPSYVIEAPADEEHDDVGYNPVIIAEATTSLKRMSVSEAVMELDLTGAACLVFQHGSSGRVNIIYRRPDGNVGWIDPPAVKPGG, encoded by the coding sequence ATGACCCTCCGGATCTCGGGAAAAAGCATCAACGTCGGCGACGCCCTGCGCGGGCGCGTCAGCGAGCGCACCGATGAGGTTCTGCGCAAGTATTTCGACGGCAACTATTCCGGCCACATTACGCTGAGCAAGGACGGCTTCGGCTTCCGCACCGACTGCGCGCTGCATCTGGATTCGGGGATCACGCTGGAAGCCGATTCCAATGCCGCCGACGCCTATGCCAGCGCCGACCAGGCCCTGCTGATGATCGAAAAGCGCCTGCGCCGCTACAAGAGCCGCCTCAAGGACCGCTCGGCCCGCAAGGCCCATGCCGAGGCGGAGGCGCTGGCCGAACTCACCGCGCCCACGCTGGACGTTCCGAGCTACGTCATCGAGGCGCCGGCGGACGAGGAGCACGACGATGTCGGCTATAATCCGGTCATCATCGCGGAGGCCACCACCTCGTTGAAGCGGATGTCGGTCAGCGAAGCGGTGATGGAACTGGACCTGACCGGCGCCGCCTGCCTGGTGTTCCAGCACGGTTCGAGCGGGCGGGTGAATATCATTTACCGGCGGCCGGACGGCAATGTCGGCTGGATCGACCCCCCGGCCGTCAAGCCCGGGGGATAG